A window from Triticum aestivum cultivar Chinese Spring chromosome 6D, IWGSC CS RefSeq v2.1, whole genome shotgun sequence encodes these proteins:
- the LOC123143996 gene encoding protein JASON, whose product MGCFLSCFRGRPDPAVRALHDPLVRKTRLGDAFLDDHHDDGTAKLEESGTPKEGPGNDGGVDDDLRREANYLKSCGAISETPPEILKASNQVEEQEINECNETSNNAQETKEALVSENKDYLSEGFNSDGHDGALKHDQDTDEGTDDHVTEVESAPRSSSQERSSAQIIRNQNPDPSDSPFPTPLVLRDDIQTPGFTTHQGNFKPGKRGRASKQFVYPVLRPIENKLQWTELRDESSPMVASHPPKRRYLSADSTEKPQQHTLPGSVNESTELSSESAPFLFHSGRKEQQAQEDENVNQQQLVGGGGVGELLNKSSENGKHGVASLSCWLKTSCADGEGETGRQLGFGSVDLSDVPIFVASGLNWDNENNPTPMLPKAWDGNGIPNTTTKYKEDQRVNWHATPFEERLMKVLSDEKPHHQRKISGKLIHLEEDAIESPASATASS is encoded by the exons ATGGGCTGCTTCCTCTCCTGCTTCCGCGGCCGCCCCGACCCGGCCGTCCGGGCCCTCCAC GATCCGCTCGTGCGCAAGACCCGGCTCGGGGATGCCTTCCTGGACGACCACCACGACGACGGCACGGCGA AGCTTGAGGAGAGCGGGACGCCCAAGGAGGGTCCCGGTAACGACGGAGGGGTCGACGACGACCTCAGGCGAGAG GCAAATTATCTTAAATCTTGTGGCGCAATATCAGAAACCCCTCCCGAAATTCTGAAAGCATCAAACCAAGTCGAAGAGCAAGAAATTAATGAG TGCAATGAGACGTCCAACAATGCACAGGAGACTAAAGAGGCCCTGGTGTCTGAAAATAAGGATTACTTGTCTGAAGG GTTCAACTCCGACGGGCACGATGGAGCTTTGAAGCATGACCAGGACACCGACGAAGGCACTGACGACCATGTCACGGAGGTTGAATCAGCGCCGAGATCATCATCGCAGGAAAGGTCTTCAGCCCAGATCATCAGGAACCAGAATCCTGATCCTAGCGACTCGCCTTTCCCCACTCCTCTGGTCCTTAGAGACGATATCCAGACTCCTGGATTCACCACACACCAGGGGAACTTCAAGCCCGGGAAGCGCGGGAGGGCCAGCAAGCAATTTGTATACCCCGTCCTGAGACCCATCGAGAACAAGCTGCAGTGGACGGAGCTGAGAGACGAGTCCTCCCCCATGGTCGCCTCTCACCCTCCCAAAAGAAGGTACCTGTCCGCAGATTCcaccgagaagcctcagcagcacACCCTTCCAGGCTCAGTGAATGAAAGCACAGAGCTGTCATCAGAGTCTGCGCCATTTCTGTTCCATTCCGGCAGGAAAGAGCAGCAGGCTCAAGAGGATGAGAATGTCAACCAGCAGCAGCTTGTGGGTGGCGGTGGCGTCGGAGAGCTGCTGAACAAGAGCTCGGAGAACGGGAAGCATGGCGTGGCCAGCCTGTCGTGCTGGCTCAAGACCTCGTGCGCGGATGGTGAGGGTGAGACTGGACGGCAGCTGGGCTTCGGGAGCGTCGATCTCAGCGACGTGCCCATCTTTGTGGCCTCTGGACTGAACTGGGACAACGAGAACAACCCTACCCCGATGCTGCCCAAGGCCTGGGACGGCAATGGGATCCCCAACACCACCACCAAGTACAAAGAG GACCAGAGAGTGAACTGGCATGCCACGCCGTTCGAGGAGAGGCTGATGAAAGTTTTGTCCGATGAGAAACCACACCATCAGAG GAAGATCAGTGGAAAGCTGATCCACCTGGAGGAGGACGCGATAGAGAGCCCGGCAAGTGCGACTGCTTCCTCGTGA